From a single Rosa rugosa chromosome 7, drRosRugo1.1, whole genome shotgun sequence genomic region:
- the LOC133722872 gene encoding uncharacterized protein LOC133722872, translating to MLYAQATPEACFQIKDVIQTYGRASGQVVNFHKSSVVFSKNVADCEQDRVANLLGVEVVESHERYLGLPTYIGHKKIATFLYIKERLAEKLKHWQGKMLSGAGKDILIRVVAQALPNYAMSVFQLTKNFCEDLEQMCARFWWGSTDDKRKIHWKKWDDLCHAKEEGGLGFRSLSEFNSSMLAKQAWRVVSNPDTLVAQLYKARYYPNGSFWNAKEHATPSYSWRSIFSTRNLLIEDAEAILAIPLSARSLDDRLTWRLGKQGTRKILKWQCPPVGWLKVNFDGAFTPSSGKAEIGFLVRDSQGTFLGAVGKVVTRVQSVEHVELLACKEAFGYVMEHGLCPVNILANLGRIWSMILEAEISSSELTSTMEKLSRNME from the exons ATGCTATATGCTCAAGCTACTCCGGAAGCTTGTTTTCAGATCAAAGATGTTATACAGACATATGGAAGGGCTTCAGGTCAAGTTGTTAACTTTCATAAAAGCTCTGTTGTGTTTAGTAAGAATGTTGCAGATTGTGAGCAAGATAGAGTGGCTAATCTGTTGGGTGTTGAAGTGGTGGAGTCCCATGAGAGATACTTAGGTCTTCCTACTTACATAGGACACAAGAAAATAGCTACCTTCCTTTATATAAAGGAGCGGTTAGCTGAAAAACTGAAGCATTGGCAAGGCAAGATGTTGAGTGGTGCTGGTAAGGATATTTTGATCAGGGTGGTGGCTCAAGCTCTCCCTAATTATGCTATGAGTGTGTTTCAATTGACAAAGAATTTTTGTGAAGATCTTGAGCAGATGTgtgctagattttggtgggggaGTACAGATGATAAACGTAAAATACATTGGAAGAAATGGGATGATTTGTGTCATGCCAAGGAAGAGGGTGGCTTGGGTTTTCGGAGCTTATCAGAATTTAATTCTTCGATGTTGGCGAAGCAAGCTTGGCGGGTTGTCTCTAACCCAGATACTCTTGTGGCACAATTGTACAAAGCTAGATATTATCCTAATGGTTCTTTTTGGAATGCAAAAGAACATGCTACTCCTTCTTATTCTTGGCGTAGCATTTTTTCTACTCGAAATTTATTGATTGAAG ATGCAGAAGCTATTCTAGCAATTCCTTTGAGTGCTAGAAGTCTGGATGATAGATTGACTTGGCGTTTGGGGAAACAAG GAACTAGGAAAATTTTGAAGTGGCAGTGCCCTCCTGTGGGTTGGTTGAAGGTGAATTTTGATGGAGCTTTTACTCCGAGCTCTGGCAAAGCAGAAATTGGTTTCTTAGTCCGTGACTCTCAAGGGACTTTTTTGGGAGCAGTGGGGAAGGTAGTTACTCGAGTTCAGTCTGTTGAACATGTCGAGCTCTTGGCTTGTAAGGAAGCATTTGGTTATGTGATGGAACATGGTCTATGTCCA
- the LOC133722873 gene encoding uncharacterized protein LOC133722873, with translation MSCKQKLKVWKQVNLKAVVQASYKHLLIEVNLNSKIPNRFSSVPHFLNSATPPLWLSPSQSFSPLRLCLSALSSHNRSLASLSQLAWPKRRRRVQLRHDLLQQHPADFRRRLIPILIKSSCVILEVQKFWFYQRCFQLPSPFFTLCFGLCSLSSQVRVELISLLRLLRYSAPQLVRKSNA, from the exons ATGTCCTGCAAGCAGAAACTGAAGGTTTGGAAGCAGGTTAATTTAAAAGCTGTTGTTCAAGCAAGCTACAAGCATTTACTCATTGAAG TAAACCTAAACTCTAAAATCCCAAATCGTTTTTCCTCAGTTCCTCACTTCCTCAACTCTGCGACGCCGCCTCTCTGGCTCTCTCCCTCACAATCTTTCTCACCTCTGCGGCTCTGCCTCTCAGCTCTCAGCTCTCACAATCGGTCTCTTGCGTCTCTGTCCCA GCTTGCTTGGCCAAAACGACGACGTCGTGTTCAGCTTCGCCACGACCTTCTCCAGCAGCATCCCGCTGATTTCCGGCGCCG GTTAATCCCCATACTCATCAAGTCAAGTTGTGTGATTTTGGAAGTGCAAAAGTTCTG GTTTTATCAGAGGTGTTTCCAACTTCCAAGTCCTTTCTTTACCCTCTGTTTTGGCCTTTGTAGCCTCTCTTCCCAGGTGAGAGTGGAGTTGATCAGCTTGTTGAGATTATTAAG GTACTCGGCACCCCAACTCGTGAGGAAATCAAATGCATGA